The following coding sequences are from one Primulina eburnea isolate SZY01 chromosome 15, ASM2296580v1, whole genome shotgun sequence window:
- the LOC140815390 gene encoding uncharacterized protein, translated as MADEKHISRGSNSRSKKDKLKKVPQRGLGVAQLEKMRLEEQEKKDSVEISNFRPPFPPSPNSIPLPPPSQTNLASPNALFRHTPLVSNSETTHQSSVSKAILSPRYGDWSGFSNGEFNLEGESRMLDSHGLAFQPRVNLSYNTNASVLPLPGVPQRSHQSHQLPSSSLTANPSPSSVLSYRMELPSNQIFRSNNYIPLYPEEDKMVGMKRAYPFSLETPPAPSFNRNFHSTYSASISKSEELISCSNRYTVHLEPRNKYIREGPSNSSPLHERNQSEVTTDTGMLNGDFLSLAPPMAVPQPVNSNFKRAPSYSSQEHSKSKIQGNGSSEQSSFNFFPVKLPNNQPTTKDETIDLNLKL; from the exons ATGGCTGATGAAAAACATATTTCAAGGGGTAGTAATAGTAGATCAAAAAAAGACAAGCTAAAGAAAGTTCCCCAGAGAGGATTAGGTGTTGCCCAGCTTGAGAAGATGAGATTGGAGGAGCAAGAGAAGAAGGATAGCGTTGAAATCTCCAATTTCAGGCCACCTTTTCCCCCTTCTCCAAATTCAATTCCTTTGCCACCACCATCGCAAACTAATCTCGCTTCACCAAATGCATTGTTTAGGCATACACCATTAGTCTCCAATAGTGAAACCACTCATCAAAGTTCAGTATCCAAGGCGATTTTGAGTCCTCGATATGGTGATTGGTCAGGTTTTTCGAACGGTGAGTTCAATCTTGAAGGAGAAAGTCGAATGTTAGATAGTCATGGATTGGCATTTCAGCCTCGAGTGaatttatcatataatacaAATGCCTCAGTTTTACCTCTTCCTGGCGTTCCTCAGAGATCACACCAATCACATCAACTTCCTTCATCTTCTTTGACT GCCAATCCATCGCCATCATCTGTGTTAAGTTACCGGATGGAGCTCCCTTCAAACCAAATTTTTCGAAGTAACAATTATATTCCCTTGTATCCAGAAGAAGATAAG ATGGTTGGCATGAAGAGGGCCTACCCCTTTTCTCTAGAAACTCCACCGGCCCCTTCCTTCAATCGAAATTTTCATTCTACCTATTCTGCTTCCATATCTAAATCGGAAGAATTAATTTCATGTAGCAACAGATATACAGTTCATCTGGAACCAAGAAACAAATACATCAG AGAAGGCCCTTCAAACTCGAGTCCCCTGCATGAAAGAAACCAAAGTGAAGTAACCACAGATACCGGAATGCTGAATGGAGATTTTCTATCACTGGCTCCTCCAATGGCCGTTCCTCAGCCTGTTAATTCAAATTTCAAGCGTGCTCCAAGTTATTCAAGTCAG GAACATTCCAAGAGTAAAATCCAGGGGAATGGATCGAGTGAACAGTCTTCTTTCAACTTCTTCCCCGTCAAGTTGCCTAACAACCAACCTACCACCAAGGATGAAACAATTGATCTCAATCTAAAGCTGTAA
- the LOC140814166 gene encoding small ribosomal subunit protein bS6c-like isoform X1: MASAWLSSSALTLSKPLAPSNSSSHTPRTFLNSKNHIRISQIRRSPSPWRRTFAVKSEFDLTFFERDLQDSDVPPQSAIPGQGFPDVEDKEEPQTPPGLRKYESMVVLRPDMSEDERLAFTQKYEELLVAGGGMYVEVFNRGVIPLAYAIKKKNKAGESNTYLDGIYLLFTYFTKPDSLSTLGVTLLADDNVIRSSTFKIRKRKMY, encoded by the exons ATGGCGTCGGCTTGGCTTTCTTCCTCCGCTCTTACACTCTCTAAACCGTTGGCTCCTTCTAATTCTTCTTCCCACACTCCTCGAACTTTTCTCAATTCGAAAAATCACATCAGAATTTCTCAAATCAGGAGAAGCCCAAGTCCCTGGAGGAGGACATTCGCCGTGAAATCAGAATTCGACCTGACGTTCTTCGAAAGAGATTTACAAGACAGTGATGTGCCACCGCAGTCAGCTATACCAGGTCAGGGATTTCCCGACGTGGAGGATAAGGAGGAGCCTCAGACGCCGCCTGGTCTCCGCAAATACGAGTCGATGGTCGTGCTGAGGCCCGATATGTCTGAGGATGAACGTCTGGCATTCACCCAGAAGTATGAAGag TTGCTGGTTGCTGGTGGTGGAATGTACGTGGAAGTGTTCAACAGAGGGGTTATTCCACTGGCCTACGCCATCAAGAAGAAAAACAAAGCCGGAGAAAGCAACACTTACTTAGATGGTATCTATCTTCTCTTCACCTATTTCACCAAACCTGATTCCTTGTCCACTCTTGGTGTTACTCTTTTAGCAGATGATAATGTTATCCGATCCTCCACTTTTAAGATTAGGAAAAGGAAGATGTACTAA
- the LOC140814166 gene encoding small ribosomal subunit protein bS6c-like isoform X2: MASAWLSSSALTLSKPLAPSNSSSHTPRTFLNSKNHIRISQIRRSPSPWRRTFAVKSEFDLTFFERDLQDSDVPPQSAIPGQGFPDVEDKEEPQTPPGLRKYESMVVLRPDMSEDERLAFTQKYEEDRRMFDNTIRFCIYLLIRASNSTRQRQKWLPLMKEFSNFRRLFVMAGMDFS, encoded by the exons ATGGCGTCGGCTTGGCTTTCTTCCTCCGCTCTTACACTCTCTAAACCGTTGGCTCCTTCTAATTCTTCTTCCCACACTCCTCGAACTTTTCTCAATTCGAAAAATCACATCAGAATTTCTCAAATCAGGAGAAGCCCAAGTCCCTGGAGGAGGACATTCGCCGTGAAATCAGAATTCGACCTGACGTTCTTCGAAAGAGATTTACAAGACAGTGATGTGCCACCGCAGTCAGCTATACCAGGTCAGGGATTTCCCGACGTGGAGGATAAGGAGGAGCCTCAGACGCCGCCTGGTCTCCGCAAATACGAGTCGATGGTCGTGCTGAGGCCCGATATGTCTGAGGATGAACGTCTGGCATTCACCCAGAAGTATGAAGag GACCGTCGTATGTTCGACAACACAATCAGATTTTGCATCTACCTCTTGATTCGTGCAAGCAACTCCACCCGCCAGAGACAAAAATGGCTGCCGTTGATGAaagaattttcaaatttcagaCGTCTTTTTGTCATGGCTGGAATGGATTTTTCTTGA
- the LOC140814165 gene encoding sodium/calcium exchanger NCL-like, translated as MRRHNNPRPFLTGLLFLILCGLACGRLISDGSDITSDGVNSNKVPRFIRLYAAAETCEQTYGFMPCTSTALGNLFLILVYGYLMFLAATYLSSGSELLLEILGPGLIGGLLLPILGALPDALLILVSGLSGSTETAQSQVSIGMGLLAGSTVMLLTLIWGACVVFGKSDIENSVAVDSKDTKGFSLTGSGISTDIWTSYAGIVMALSVVPFVIVQFPRIFHSNSGKHLAVLIGLIVSVSFLISYCLYQVFQPTVQRRRLAYAKHKHVISGILQHLKMHSLGKLCTEDGRPDEDILEKLFKSIDDNDDGILQRSELKALILGIQFNDINLDEEDAVEKVMNDFNITNDSVIDYTEFKSGVARWLEEARGGGSVNHSSSMKYIDNFHQMTRREYDLLGDQSDEVVEGVENARSNTIKAVLLLLLGTAIAAVFADPLVDVVDNFSSATSIPTFFISFIALPFATNSSEAVSAIIFSSRKRFRSTSLSFSEIYGAVTMNNVLCLSVFLAIVYVRGLEWDFSSEVLVILIVCLVMGFFASIRTTFPLWTSILAFLLYPFSLALVYVLDYVFGWYIDPSLMAADQGMCGCCFSVLL; from the exons ATGCGCCGCCACAATAATCCCAGGCCTTTCCTTACTGGTCTactctttctgatactctgcgGCCTAGCATGCGGCCGCCTGATTTCCGATGGATCGGATATCACCTCGGATGGGGTGAATAGCAACAAGGTCCCGCGATTCATTCGCCTCTACGCGGCGGCGGAGACCTGCGAGCAGACCTACGGATTCATGCCTTGCACCTCTACTGCTCTGGGAAATCTGTTCCTCATTTTAGTTTACGGATACCTTATGTTCCTTGCCGCAACATATCTTTCGTCTGGGAGTGAGCTTTTGCTTGAGATCCTCGGCCCTGGATTAATAGGCGGTCTACTCCTCCCCATTCTCGGAGCTCTTCCGGATGCCCTGCTTATTCTTG TATCTGGGCTGTCTGGAAGCACAGAAACTGCACAAAGCCAGGTCTCGATTGGGATGGGGCTGCTTGCTGGATCGACAGTCATGCTTCTTACCTTAATTTGGGGTGCCTGCGTTGTCTTTGGAAAATCTGATATAGAAAATTCTGTTGCCGTTGACTCAAAAGATACAAAGGGCTTCAGTTTAACTG GCTCTGGCATTAGTACGGATATCTGGACAAGCTATGCCGGGATTGTCATGGCTTTATCTGTGGTCCCATTCGTAATTGTCCAATTTCCACGAATATTCCATTCAAATTCCGGAAAGCACTTGGCTGTCTTGATTGGTTTGATCGTATCTGTTTCATTTCTGATTTCCTATTGCCTTTACCAG GTATTCCAACCAACGGTTCAGAGGAGGCGACTTGCTTAtgcaaagcataaacatgtcatatcaggAATCTTGCAGCATTTGAAAATGCATTCCTTGGGGAAGCTTTGCACAGAAGACGGGAGACCTGATGAAGACATATTGGAAAA GTTGTTTAAGTCGATTGATGATAATGATGATGGAATTCTTCAAAGGTCCGAATTAAAAGCTCTAATTCTTGGAATCCAGTTTAATGATATTAATTTGGACGAGGAAGATGCTGTGGAGAAAGTAATGAATGATTTCAACATCACGAATGACTCTGTAATTGATTACACGGAGTTTAAGTCTGGTGTTGCGAGATGGCTAGAAGAAGCCAGGGGTGGCGGCAGTGTCAATCATAGCAGTTCAATGAAGTACATTGATAACTTCCACCAG ATGACAAGGAGAGAATATGATCTCCTGGGGGACCAAAGTGATGAAGTTGTTGAAGGCGTTGAGAATGCTCGATCAAATACTATAAAAGCTGTACTTTTATTGCTTTTGGGAACTGCTATTGCAGCTGTATTTGCCGATCCTCTGGTCGATGTTGTCGATAACTTCTCCAGTGCCACCAGCATTCCTACTTTTTTCATCTCGTTTATTGCGCTCCCATTTGCTACCAATTCCAGTGAGGCAGTGTCAGCTATAATATTTTCCAGCCGGAAAAGGTTCAGATCTACCTCGTTGTCATTTTCCGAG ATATATGGAGCTGTTACAATGAACAATGTCCTTTGCCTCTCTGTCTTCTTGGCCATCGTTTATGTTCGGGGATTGGAATGGGACTTCTCGTCTGAAGTACTTGTTATTTTGATAGTATGCTTAGTGATGGGGTTTTTTGCCAGCATTCGTACAACTTTTCCGCTCTGGACATCTATTTTAGCTTTCTTGCTGTATCCATTTTCTCTGGCACTTGTATATGTACTCGACTATGTATTTGGTTGGTACATAGATCCATCATTGATGGCTGCCGACCAGGGTATGTGTGGTTGCTGCTTTTCTGTTTTGTTATGA
- the LOC140814522 gene encoding sodium/calcium exchanger NCL2-like, producing MYGFLPCSYSVTGHLFLILVYEYLLFHGESYVASGGERIFKILGPGIFGASAFQIIGSLPEALILLASGLLSSEELAEEYVFTGVGLLAGSTILLLTVIWGTCIILGSQNFHDPSYFNPSDKRSHSSLERFLLSKWPGYGVVTDMGTSVTARILLISVIPSMIILIPEIFGLSLAGERVVVIITLFVSITFLLSYFFYQFFQPWIQRRRLLYVKHEYLVIDILKRVQSQTMGNLLTENGSPNISTIRSIFKERDRDGDSLISFSELKEFLKDIKFRNFQSDQDIIVADIMKDFDADSDQKITMDEFVHGMMKWLDDTKETMNKRYHSVKSLKDLYKVLKPWIAKKREERDMMNRLIPDILENLQSSIYGNLLAEDGTPDVAAIKRLFRKIDLDKDDCISYDELKQLMTNMKFGMITYDADIAASKIMEELDASGDHLIDEEEFVMGLSRWLNTTYNRKLESEKTEEDYYQKTWEQTDKLIEDKFVDKSPLAWMKAIGLLVLGIVVLGLLAEPLVHSVRAFSKAANLPSFFIAFTFIPLASNARLAVSAIKEARRKKLHTTSLALSEIYGTVFMNNILGLAVLLALIYYRGMSWNFSAEVFMVLVVSAIIGCLSSFSTVFPVWVALLAYLLYPLSSVLVYVLGDSSWFS from the exons ATGTACGGGTTCTTGCCATGTTCTTACAGCGTAACGGGACATCTGTTCTTGATTCTGGTGTACGAATACCTGTTGTTTCATGGTGAATCCTACGTTGCTTCGGGAGGGGAGAGAATCTTCAAGATCCTTGGTCCTGGTATTTTTGGTGCCAGTGCTTTTCAGATCATAGGATCTCTGCCAGAAGCCTTGATTCTTCTTG CATCTGGGCTATTGAGCAGTGAAGAGCTAGCTGAAGAATACGTGTTCACGGGTGTTGGATTGCTCGCCGGATCCACCATTTTACTTCTCACTGTGATCTGGGGGACTTGCATTATACTTGGCAGCCAAAATTTTCACGACCCATCATATTTCAATCCTTCGGATAAAAGAAGTCACAGCAGTTTGGAGAGGTTTTTGTTGTCAAAATGGCCGG GTTACGGTGTGGTTACCGATATGGGCACCAGTGTCACTGCCAGGATTTTGCTTATCTCTGTGATACCATCTATGATCATCCTGATTCCCGAAATTTTTGGTTTGTCTTTGGCTGGAGAACGAGTGGTCGTGATAATTACTCTTTTTGTTTCCATCACTTTCCTCCTTTCTTACTTCTTCTACCAG TTCTTTCAGCCATGGATTCAAAGGAGACGCCTGCTATATGTAAAGCATGAATATTTAGTGATTGACATTCTAAAACGTGTACAAAGCCAGACGATGGGAAATCTCTTAACTGAGAATGGATCACCAAATATATCGACTATAAGAAG TATATTCAAAGAAAGAGATCGAGATGGAGACAGTCTTATCTCATTCTCTGAGTTAAAAGAATTTCTAAAAGATATCAAGTTCAGAAATTTCCAGTCGGACCAAGATATTATAGTTGCAGATATAATGAAGGACTTCGATGCTGACAGTGACCAGAAAATTACCATGGATGAATTTGTCCACGGAATGATGAAATGGCTTGATGATACCAAAGAAACAATGAATAAAAGATACCACTCGGTAAAATCACTAAAGGACTTGTACAAg GTTCTTAAACCTTGGATTGCAAAGAAAAGGGAGGAACGTGATATGATGAATCGTCTGATCCCAGATATTTTAGAAAATCTTCAAAGCTCAATTTATGGTAACCTTTTGGCAGAGGATGGGACTCCGGATGTTGCTGCTATAAAAAG GTTGTTCAGGAAGATCGACCTTGACAAAGACGATTGCATATCATACGATGAATTGAAGCAGTTAATGACGAATATGAAGTTCGGCATGATTACTTATGATGCTGACATTGCAGCATCCAAAATAATGGAAGAACTTGATGCAAGTGGAGATCATTTAATTGACGAGGAGGAATTTGTCATGGGTTTATCAAGATGGCTGAACACGACTTACAATCGAAAACTGGAGTCAGAAAAGACTGAAGAAGACTATTATCAA AAAACATGGGAACAGACTGATAAACTCATAGAGGACAAGTTCGTCGATAAATCTCCATTAGCATGGATGAAAGCTATAGGTCTTTTGGTACTCGGGATTGTTGTGCTTGGGCTCCTAGCCGAACCTCTTGTACACAGCGTTCGTGCTTTCTCTAAAGCAGCAAATTTGCCTTCATTTTTTATTGCTTTTACTTTTATCCCATTGGCTAGCAATGCAAGATTAGCTGTATCAGCTATCAAAGAAGCCCGTAGGAAGAAGCTACACACTACTTCTCTGGCATTGTCCGAG ATATATGGAACCGTGTTCATGAACAATATTCTGGGATTAGCCGTTCTTCTTGCCCTGATCTATTATCGTGGCATGTCATGGAATTTCTCGGCTGAGGTTTTCATGGTTCTAGTAGTATCTGCCATAATCGGATGCTTGTCGAGTTTCAGCACTGTTTTCCCTGTCTGGGTGGCACTTTTAGCTTATCTGCTGTACCCATTGTCGTCGGTCCTGGTCTATGTTCTTGGAGATTCTAGTTGGTTTTCCTAA